In Aggregatibacter sp. 2125159857, one DNA window encodes the following:
- the fruB gene encoding fused PTS fructose transporter subunit IIA/HPr protein — translation MFNLPESNIHLAASADNKQQAITLAANALEQSGYVESGYLQGMLGREQQTSTFLGNGIAIPHGTLETRGMVKDTGVQIFQFPQGIEWGEGNIAYVVIGIAARSDEHLALLRQLTHVLGDEDTAAKLATLTDVKKFRAILMGEADDFSVNADNLSLNVDTQSLLTLIAINAGKLEQQSAVNNQYVSEVIANPALPLSQGLWVTDAAVGNQKNALAFSRAVQPFQLNNKAVHGVVTVAYVNDQINDTLARLLDPQVQQVLLNGDSTQIAAALNGKAIPQAMTQTTSTISVTPSVTGSRVVGTFTIRNEHGLHARPSAILVNEVKKFTSQMTVENLTRGSAPVSAKSLMKIVALGVTQGHRLRFVAEGEDAQAALEAIGKVIASGLGETISAVPPSEPDTIEVMEQVAPTTSEPTTSAPSGESAVENLSESVEGVFEVKNEHGLHARPAAILVSEVKKYNANVAVQNLDRNTPFVSAKSLMKVVALGVVKGHRLRFVATGEQAQQAIEGIGAAINAGLGE, via the coding sequence ATGTTTAATTTACCCGAAAGTAACATTCATTTGGCGGCGAGTGCCGATAATAAACAGCAAGCCATTACGCTGGCGGCAAATGCCCTTGAACAGTCTGGTTATGTGGAAAGCGGTTATTTACAAGGCATGTTAGGGCGCGAACAACAAACATCGACGTTTTTAGGCAATGGCATCGCCATTCCGCACGGCACCTTGGAAACCCGTGGCATGGTGAAAGATACCGGCGTACAGATTTTCCAGTTTCCACAAGGGATTGAATGGGGCGAAGGCAATATTGCTTATGTGGTGATCGGGATTGCGGCGCGTTCTGACGAGCATTTGGCATTATTGCGTCAACTTACTCATGTTCTCGGCGATGAAGACACGGCTGCAAAATTGGCCACATTGACTGATGTAAAAAAATTCCGCGCCATTTTAATGGGCGAAGCGGACGATTTTAGCGTGAATGCCGATAACCTAAGTTTAAACGTGGATACGCAAAGCCTGTTGACCTTAATCGCCATTAACGCCGGCAAATTGGAACAACAAAGTGCGGTCAATAATCAGTACGTTTCGGAAGTCATTGCCAATCCGGCATTGCCGTTGTCGCAAGGCTTATGGGTGACTGATGCCGCCGTTGGCAATCAAAAGAATGCGCTGGCTTTCAGCCGTGCAGTTCAACCCTTCCAATTAAATAATAAGGCCGTACATGGCGTAGTGACCGTCGCCTATGTGAACGATCAAATAAACGACACCCTTGCCCGTTTGTTGGATCCGCAGGTGCAACAAGTGTTACTCAACGGTGACAGTACACAGATTGCTGCGGCATTAAACGGCAAGGCGATTCCGCAAGCGATGACACAGACAACATCAACCATTTCTGTCACGCCATCTGTCACGGGAAGTCGTGTTGTCGGCACCTTTACCATTCGTAACGAACACGGCTTACACGCCCGTCCTAGTGCCATTTTAGTGAACGAAGTGAAAAAATTTACTTCTCAAATGACCGTAGAAAATCTCACGCGCGGCAGTGCGCCGGTGAGTGCTAAGAGCTTGATGAAAATTGTCGCCTTGGGCGTGACGCAAGGTCATCGTTTACGTTTTGTGGCAGAGGGCGAGGATGCGCAAGCTGCACTAGAAGCTATTGGTAAAGTGATTGCATCAGGGCTTGGCGAAACGATTTCCGCTGTGCCACCAAGCGAACCGGACACTATTGAAGTGATGGAGCAAGTTGCACCAACCACTTCTGAGCCAACAACTTCTGCGCCAAGTGGTGAAAGTGCGGTGGAAAATCTGAGTGAATCTGTAGAAGGGGTTTTTGAAGTCAAAAATGAACATGGATTGCATGCGCGCCCAGCGGCGATTCTCGTCAGTGAAGTGAAAAAATATAACGCCAATGTTGCCGTACAAAATCTCGATCGCAATACGCCATTTGTCAGCGCAAAAAGCTTAATGAAAGTGGTGGCGTTAGGTGTAGTGAAAGGCCATCGTTTACGTTTTGTCGCCACCGGGGAGCAAGCACAACAAGCTATTGAGGGTATCGGGGCCGCAATTAACGCAGGATTAGGGGAATAA